One part of the Mycobacterium marinum genome encodes these proteins:
- a CDS encoding 4Fe-4S dicluster domain-containing protein: protein MSSNSFYGPLDDPAGDGGYTDHPPRVGFFTDTSICIGCKACEVACKEWNEVPDDGFNLLGMSFDNTGMLGASTWRHVAFIEQARPPVDLGVPKFERPGQASGPQDRTDFRWLMSSDVCKHCTHAGCLDVCPTGALFRTEFGTVVVQQDICNGCGYCVSGCPYGVIERREGDGRAWKCTLCYDRLRDGLEPACAKACPTNSIQFGPLEELRERATHRVEQLHDRGVPEARLYGHDPNDGVGGNGAFFLLLDEPEVYGLPPDPVVPTRDTPAMWRYAGMAASALVAIAVSAFAGRGRP from the coding sequence ATGAGCAGCAACAGCTTCTACGGCCCGCTCGATGATCCCGCCGGCGACGGCGGATACACCGACCATCCACCCCGAGTGGGATTCTTCACCGACACCTCGATTTGCATTGGTTGCAAGGCCTGCGAGGTGGCTTGCAAGGAATGGAACGAGGTTCCCGACGACGGCTTCAATCTGTTGGGGATGTCCTTCGACAACACCGGGATGCTGGGGGCCAGCACCTGGCGCCACGTCGCATTCATCGAACAGGCTCGCCCCCCGGTAGATCTCGGGGTTCCGAAGTTCGAGCGGCCCGGGCAGGCGAGCGGCCCGCAGGACCGCACCGATTTCCGCTGGTTGATGAGCTCGGATGTGTGCAAGCACTGCACCCACGCGGGTTGTCTGGACGTCTGCCCGACGGGCGCGTTGTTCCGCACCGAGTTCGGCACGGTCGTTGTGCAGCAAGACATTTGCAATGGATGCGGCTACTGCGTGTCGGGCTGCCCTTATGGAGTCATCGAGCGGCGCGAGGGCGACGGACGGGCCTGGAAGTGCACGCTGTGCTACGACCGGCTACGCGACGGTCTGGAACCGGCATGCGCTAAGGCCTGCCCCACCAACTCGATTCAGTTCGGCCCGCTAGAGGAACTGCGCGAGCGCGCCACACACCGCGTCGAGCAGCTACACGACCGCGGGGTGCCCGAAGCCCGGCTCTACGGCCATGACCCCAACGACGGGGTCGGCGGCAACGGCGCCTTCTTTCTGCTGCTCGACGAGCCGGAGGTCTACGGGTTACCCCCGGACCCGGTGGTGCCCACCCGGGACACGCCGGCGATGTGGCGCTACGCCGGAATGGCGGCGTCGGCCCTGGTTGCGATCGCCGTGTCGGCGTTCGCCGGGCGAGGGCGGCCATGA
- a CDS encoding AAA family ATPase yields MRLVSPVWPPTGGRPRSTAACSRTRRHRKAGHSLVTHPAPTQSPTADPAREALLGLRAEIAKAVVGQEGVISGLVIALLCRGHVLLEGVPGVAKTLMVRALAAALQLEFKRVQFTPDLMPGDVTGSLVYDAHSAEFAFRPGPVFTNLMLADEINRTPPKTQAALLEAMEERQVSVEGQAKPLPDPFIVAATQNPIEYEGTYQLPEAQLDRFLLKLNVGLPSRESEIAILGRHAHGFDPRDLSAIKPVAGPAELAAGREAVSRVLIADEVLGYIVDIVGATRSSPALQLGVSPRGATALLGTARSWAWLSGRNYVTPDDVKAMARPTLRHRIMLRPEAELEGATPDGVLDGILASVPVPR; encoded by the coding sequence ATACGTCTGGTATCACCTGTTTGGCCCCCCACCGGCGGACGACCACGATCTACTGCAGCTTGCTCGCGCACTCGACGACATCGAAAGGCAGGTCACTCACTCGTGACACATCCGGCTCCCACCCAGTCCCCGACCGCGGATCCGGCCCGCGAAGCATTGCTGGGATTACGTGCCGAGATCGCCAAGGCCGTGGTCGGCCAGGAGGGGGTGATCAGCGGCTTGGTGATCGCGCTGCTGTGCCGGGGCCACGTACTCCTGGAAGGCGTCCCCGGGGTGGCGAAGACGCTGATGGTCCGCGCCCTGGCCGCCGCGCTGCAGCTGGAATTCAAGCGGGTGCAGTTCACTCCCGACTTGATGCCCGGTGACGTCACCGGTTCGCTGGTCTACGACGCGCACAGTGCGGAGTTCGCCTTCCGCCCTGGCCCGGTGTTCACCAATCTGATGCTCGCCGACGAGATCAACCGCACCCCGCCCAAGACGCAGGCGGCGCTGTTGGAGGCGATGGAAGAGCGCCAAGTCAGTGTGGAGGGCCAGGCCAAGCCGCTGCCGGACCCGTTCATCGTGGCCGCGACGCAGAACCCCATCGAATACGAGGGCACCTATCAGCTGCCCGAAGCCCAGCTCGACCGTTTTCTGCTGAAGCTGAACGTGGGTCTGCCCTCGCGGGAGTCCGAGATCGCCATCCTCGGCCGCCACGCACACGGCTTCGATCCCCGCGACCTGTCCGCGATCAAACCGGTGGCCGGCCCGGCCGAGCTGGCCGCCGGGCGCGAGGCCGTCAGCCGGGTGCTGATCGCCGACGAGGTGCTGGGCTACATCGTGGACATCGTGGGAGCCACCAGGTCCTCCCCCGCCCTACAGCTGGGTGTGTCACCGCGTGGCGCGACCGCACTGCTGGGCACCGCCCGATCTTGGGCGTGGCTATCCGGACGCAACTACGTGACCCCCGATGACGTGAAGGCCATGGCTCGCCCGACGTTGCGCCACCGGATCATGTTGCGCCCGGAGGCCGAGCTCGAAGGCGCCACCCCCGACGGGGTCCTGGACGGAATTCTGGCCTCGGTTCCGGTGCCCCGCTAG
- a CDS encoding stage II sporulation protein M: MDVDAFLLTHRATWDRLDHLVKKRRSLTGAEIDELVELYQRVSTHLSILRSVSSDPLVTGRLSSLVARARAAVTGAHSPLSSTFVRFWTVSFPVVAYRAWRWWLATAVAFFAVAALVGFWVAGSPEVQSVIGTPAEIHELVNHDVESYYSDHPATAFALQVWVNNSWVAAKCIAMSVVLGVPIPLVLFQNAANVGVIAGLMFAAGKGGVLLGLLIPHGLLELTAVFLAGAVGMRLGWSVISPGDRPRGQVLAEQGRGVVSVAVGLVGVLLVSGLIEAMVTPAPLPTFVRIAIGVMAEAAFLGYIVYFGRRAAKAGETGDIEDAPDVVPTG, translated from the coding sequence GTGGATGTCGACGCGTTCTTGCTGACCCACCGCGCCACCTGGGACCGGCTCGACCACCTAGTCAAAAAACGTCGCTCGCTGACCGGCGCCGAGATCGATGAACTCGTTGAGCTCTATCAGCGGGTATCCACGCACCTGTCGATACTGCGGTCGGTGTCGTCGGATCCGTTGGTGACCGGCCGGCTCTCGAGTCTGGTTGCGCGTGCCCGCGCCGCGGTCACCGGTGCGCACTCGCCGCTGAGTAGCACGTTTGTTCGGTTCTGGACGGTGTCCTTTCCGGTGGTGGCCTACCGTGCCTGGCGCTGGTGGTTGGCGACGGCGGTGGCATTCTTCGCGGTGGCGGCGCTCGTCGGGTTCTGGGTTGCCGGTAGCCCCGAGGTGCAGTCCGTCATCGGAACCCCCGCTGAGATCCACGAATTGGTCAACCACGACGTCGAGTCCTACTACAGCGACCACCCCGCGACCGCGTTTGCGCTGCAGGTCTGGGTGAACAACTCCTGGGTGGCCGCCAAGTGCATTGCGATGTCGGTGGTGTTGGGGGTGCCCATCCCGCTGGTGCTGTTTCAGAATGCGGCAAACGTGGGAGTGATCGCGGGCCTGATGTTTGCGGCCGGCAAGGGCGGGGTGCTGTTGGGCCTGCTGATTCCGCACGGATTGCTGGAGTTGACGGCGGTCTTCCTGGCCGGTGCGGTTGGGATGCGGCTGGGCTGGTCGGTGATTTCGCCCGGCGACCGGCCGCGCGGGCAGGTTCTTGCCGAGCAGGGCCGCGGGGTGGTGTCGGTTGCCGTGGGTCTGGTGGGTGTGCTGTTGGTATCCGGGCTGATTGAGGCCATGGTGACGCCGGCCCCGTTGCCGACCTTCGTCCGGATCGCCATCGGCGTCATGGCCGAGGCGGCGTTCTTGGGCTACATCGTCTACTTCGGCCGCCGCGCGGCCAAAGCCGGAGAGACCGGTGATATCGAGGACGCACCCGACGTGGTGCCCACCGGCTGA
- a CDS encoding DUF4129 domain-containing protein has product MPSIDIDRDAAHQAAQRELDKPIYPKSSLSQHLNDWINELLYRLLEKGSSVSGGWFTITVLVILLVIAVVVAINIARRTLRTNRGGDYQLFDAGQLTAAQHRATAQGYAADGNWAAAIRHRLRAVARELEETGVLNPAPGRTANELANDAGDVLPYLAGELAQAAAAFNDVTYGERPGTEAAYQLIADLDDHLRSRSTASPSVGRPAPSDSWAQVR; this is encoded by the coding sequence GTGCCTTCCATCGACATCGACCGCGATGCCGCGCACCAGGCCGCACAGCGCGAACTCGATAAACCCATCTATCCCAAGAGTTCGTTGTCCCAGCATCTCAACGACTGGATCAACGAGTTGCTGTATCGACTGTTGGAGAAGGGCTCGTCGGTGTCCGGTGGCTGGTTCACCATCACCGTATTGGTAATCCTGCTGGTGATCGCCGTGGTTGTCGCGATCAACATCGCACGTCGCACCCTACGTACCAATCGCGGCGGCGATTACCAGCTCTTCGATGCCGGCCAACTCACCGCCGCCCAGCACCGGGCCACGGCGCAAGGTTATGCCGCCGACGGCAATTGGGCCGCGGCGATCCGGCACCGGCTGCGCGCGGTCGCCCGCGAATTGGAGGAAACCGGTGTGCTCAACCCCGCGCCCGGGCGCACCGCCAACGAGTTGGCCAACGATGCCGGCGATGTGTTGCCGTATCTGGCCGGCGAATTGGCGCAGGCGGCGGCCGCCTTCAATGACGTGACCTACGGTGAGCGGCCCGGCACCGAAGCCGCCTACCAGCTGATCGCCGACCTCGACGACCACTTGCGCTCACGTTCCACCGCATCGCCGAGCGTGGGGCGGCCCGCCCCCAGCGACTCCTGGGCGCAGGTCCGATGA
- a CDS encoding DUF4350 domain-containing protein, protein MPARAESAHAPSRQRKPWRGVLLTLAAVTVIASIATYLTAPRPGGTMDPESTSGSGARALVTLLREGGVEVVVANTVADVENAARADTLLLVAQTQYLANNALLNRLSRVPGDLLLVEPTARTRRVLTPKLRVGAAETLAIRPDCPLREADRAGTVRFGPSDAYRGKGELAMISCYGGALVRYQDVGRTVTVVGSNHFMTNDGLLEQGNAALAMNLAGARPRLIWYAPHLVEGETSSPSSLSDLIPANVSWIVWQLWLAVILVALWKGRRMGPLVAEEMPVVVRASETVEGRGRLYRSRRARDRAADALRTATLQRLLPRLGIGSSADPQAVAITVAQRSGADAGYVWYHLFGPPPADDHDLLQLARALDDIERQVTHS, encoded by the coding sequence ATGCCCGCACGCGCCGAGTCGGCGCACGCCCCCAGCCGGCAACGCAAACCATGGCGTGGCGTGCTGCTCACCCTGGCCGCGGTCACCGTCATCGCCTCGATTGCCACCTACCTGACCGCGCCGCGCCCCGGCGGCACGATGGACCCGGAATCGACCAGCGGCTCGGGTGCTCGTGCGCTGGTGACACTGCTGCGCGAAGGTGGGGTCGAGGTGGTGGTCGCCAACACCGTCGCCGACGTCGAGAACGCGGCACGGGCCGACACGCTGCTACTCGTGGCGCAAACCCAGTACCTGGCCAACAACGCCCTACTCAACCGGCTCTCACGCGTCCCCGGCGACCTCTTGCTGGTGGAACCCACGGCGCGCACCCGCAGGGTGCTGACGCCGAAGCTGCGCGTCGGTGCCGCAGAGACGCTCGCCATCCGGCCGGATTGCCCACTGCGTGAAGCTGATCGAGCCGGCACGGTGCGTTTTGGGCCGAGCGACGCGTATCGGGGCAAGGGCGAACTCGCGATGATCAGTTGCTACGGCGGGGCATTGGTTCGCTATCAGGACGTCGGGCGAACCGTCACCGTGGTGGGCAGCAATCACTTCATGACCAACGACGGATTGCTGGAGCAGGGCAATGCAGCGCTGGCGATGAACCTCGCGGGCGCCCGGCCCCGTCTCATCTGGTACGCACCTCACCTCGTCGAGGGTGAAACATCATCTCCCAGTTCGCTTTCCGATCTCATCCCGGCCAACGTCAGCTGGATCGTCTGGCAGCTGTGGCTGGCCGTGATCTTGGTGGCGCTGTGGAAGGGCCGCCGGATGGGCCCCCTGGTGGCCGAGGAGATGCCCGTGGTGGTGCGGGCATCGGAGACGGTCGAGGGGCGCGGCCGGCTGTACCGATCCCGTCGGGCCCGCGATCGCGCCGCGGATGCGCTGCGCACCGCGACATTGCAGCGGCTACTGCCCCGACTCGGCATCGGCTCCAGCGCGGACCCGCAGGCGGTCGCGATCACCGTTGCCCAGCGCAGCGGCGCCGACGCGGGATACGTCTGGTATCACCTGTTTGGCCCCCCACCGGCGGACGACCACGATCTACTGCAGCTTGCTCGCGCACTCGACGACATCGAAAGGCAGGTCACTCACTCGTGA
- the nrfD gene encoding NrfD/PsrC family molybdoenzyme membrane anchor subunit: MTGGRGSREQLAVPRAQFRSYYGRPVLKTPAWEWKIAAYLFSGGLSAGSALLAAGADLNGQPALRRVSRVGALASIAAGSYFLIADLGRPQRFHHMLRVAKPSSPMSVGTWILAAYGPGAGLAGAAELMPARLRRTWPGALLARLARPAGLSAAAVAPGVASYTAVLLSQTAVPAWHEAHPYLPFVFTGSAAASGGGLGMLLAPVAGAAPARRMSVAGAVLEVAASRLLERRLGLVGEAYTTGPAHRTRKWAEYLTVGGALGTLAAGRNRLGAALCGLALLTGSALQRFGVFEAGVESTRDPKYVVVPQRERVNTGRAARGGS, encoded by the coding sequence ATGACGGGCGGCCGGGGCAGCCGGGAGCAGCTCGCGGTGCCGCGGGCGCAATTCCGTTCCTACTACGGGCGCCCGGTACTCAAGACACCCGCCTGGGAGTGGAAGATCGCCGCCTACCTGTTCTCCGGAGGTCTGTCGGCGGGTTCGGCGCTGCTGGCCGCGGGAGCCGATCTCAACGGCCAACCGGCACTGCGCCGGGTGAGCAGGGTCGGTGCCCTGGCCAGCATCGCGGCCGGCTCCTACTTCCTGATCGCCGATCTGGGCCGCCCACAACGGTTTCACCACATGCTGCGGGTGGCCAAGCCGAGTTCGCCGATGAGCGTGGGGACCTGGATCCTGGCCGCCTACGGGCCCGGCGCCGGGCTGGCCGGGGCCGCCGAGCTGATGCCGGCGCGGCTACGGCGCACCTGGCCCGGCGCGCTGCTGGCCCGGTTGGCCCGGCCCGCGGGCCTGTCGGCGGCCGCGGTGGCTCCCGGTGTCGCGTCCTATACCGCCGTGCTGCTGTCCCAGACGGCAGTCCCGGCCTGGCACGAAGCCCATCCGTACCTGCCCTTCGTCTTCACCGGCTCGGCCGCGGCCAGCGGCGGCGGATTGGGCATGCTGCTGGCACCGGTCGCCGGAGCCGCTCCGGCACGGCGGATGAGCGTCGCGGGTGCGGTGCTGGAGGTGGCGGCGTCGCGGCTGCTCGAGCGGCGGCTCGGCCTGGTCGGCGAGGCCTATACGACAGGGCCGGCGCACCGGACCCGCAAGTGGGCCGAATACCTGACCGTCGGCGGGGCGCTGGGCACGCTCGCCGCGGGCCGCAACCGCCTTGGCGCCGCGCTGTGCGGCCTGGCCCTGCTCACCGGCAGTGCGCTGCAGCGGTTCGGGGTGTTTGAGGCCGGGGTGGAATCCACCCGCGATCCCAAGTACGTGGTGGTGCCCCAGCGCGAGCGGGTCAACACCGGCCGGGCCGCGCGCGGCGGGAGTTGA
- a CDS encoding GatB/YqeY domain-containing protein: MAELKSRLRSDLTKAMKSQDKLRTATLRMVLAAIQTEEVSGKQAKELSDDEVLKVLARESRKRGEAAEIYTQNGRGEMAANEHAEARIIDEYLPTPLTEAELADVVDTAIAQVAEQLGQRPHMKQMGMVMKVATEIAEGKADGARLSTAVKERL; encoded by the coding sequence ATGGCGGAACTCAAATCCCGGCTCCGGTCGGATCTGACCAAGGCGATGAAGTCGCAGGACAAGTTGCGTACAGCGACGTTGCGTATGGTGCTGGCCGCGATTCAAACCGAGGAAGTCTCCGGCAAGCAGGCCAAAGAGCTCAGCGATGACGAGGTGCTCAAGGTGCTGGCCCGCGAGTCCCGCAAACGCGGTGAGGCCGCCGAGATCTATACCCAGAACGGGCGTGGCGAGATGGCTGCCAACGAGCACGCCGAGGCACGAATCATCGACGAATACCTGCCGACTCCGCTCACCGAGGCGGAATTGGCCGATGTCGTCGACACCGCCATCGCTCAGGTGGCCGAGCAATTGGGACAACGGCCCCACATGAAGCAGATGGGGATGGTCATGAAGGTCGCCACCGAGATCGCCGAGGGCAAGGCCGACGGCGCCCGGCTCTCCACCGCGGTCAAAGAACGTCTGTAG
- the fdnG gene encoding formate dehydrogenase-N subunit alpha, with protein sequence MSRNKDVGKLIQSWPIYRQLTGADPLGRGQAAQSKRSAQLQPRTASADEVAHSVCPFCAVGCAQKVYVKDGKVVQIEGNPDSPISRGRLCPKGSASKQLVTGAQRETTVRYRAPYATEWQDLDLETAMDMVADRVLDARSKGWQDFDADRHTLRRTLGIASLGGATLDNEENYLIKKLFTALGALQIENQARIUHSATVPGLGASFGRGGATDYQQDLATSDFIVIMGSNMAEAHPVGFQWVIEAKTRGAQVIHIDPRFTRTSAVADRHVPLRAGSDIAFLGGVINYILSNDLDFREYVTAYTNAPFLVGEDYCDAEDLDGLFSGYDRASASYDPATWRYQPGDHADPTLQHPRCVYQILKRHYARYTPEMVERVCGVPAQSFLQVARAWTENSGRERTTALVYSVGWTQHSMGAQFIRAGSIIQLLLGNIGRPGGGIFALRGHASIQGSTDVPTLFNLLPGYLDMPHAGQATLSDYLDNIKSRNQKGFWHNADAYMVSLLKEYWGEHATADNDYCFDYLPRINGDHSTYRTVMDMIDGKVFGYFLLGQNPAVGSAHGRMQRLGMANLDWLVVRDLVMIESATFWKEAPEVETGEISPQTCRTEVFFFPAASHVEKAGTFTQTQRMLQWREKAVDPPGDARSELWFFYHLGRKLREKLSGSTDERDRPLLQLAWDYATEGDEPSGEDVLRHMNGIDLGSGRTIDGYPSLKADGSTACGCWIYSGVYADEVNQAARRKPRDEQRPYENEWGWTWPLNRRVLYNRASADPQGRPWSERKKLVWWDAELGEWTGHDVPDFEKHKPPDYRPPEGAVGVQALRGDDAFVMQADGKGWLFAPSGLADGPLPTHYEPHESPVRNALYAQQGNPTRIVFGRKDNPSNPSPPEAHGEVFPFVFTAARLTEHHTAGGMSRQLPYLTELQPALFMEVSPELARMRGLTHMDWAHVITSRTAVDARVFVTDRMRPLRIEDHVVQQVWMPYHWGYTGLVEGDVVNDLLGVVLDPNVFIQESKVATCDVQPGRRPRGPALLDYIAEYRRRAGITTETGTHLDTTRDDGIAHPDPEESP encoded by the coding sequence ATGAGCCGAAACAAGGACGTCGGCAAGTTGATCCAGTCCTGGCCGATCTACCGGCAGCTCACCGGCGCCGATCCGCTGGGGCGCGGCCAGGCCGCCCAGTCCAAACGGTCCGCGCAGCTGCAACCACGAACCGCATCCGCCGACGAGGTCGCGCATTCGGTGTGCCCGTTCTGCGCGGTCGGCTGTGCGCAAAAGGTGTACGTCAAGGACGGAAAAGTCGTTCAGATCGAGGGCAATCCGGATAGCCCCATCAGCCGAGGACGGCTGTGCCCCAAGGGATCCGCCAGCAAGCAGCTCGTCACCGGTGCGCAACGGGAAACCACGGTGCGTTACCGGGCGCCGTACGCCACCGAGTGGCAAGACCTCGACCTCGAAACCGCCATGGACATGGTGGCCGACCGGGTGCTGGACGCCCGCAGCAAGGGCTGGCAGGACTTCGATGCCGACCGGCACACCCTGCGCCGCACCCTGGGAATCGCCAGCCTCGGTGGCGCCACCCTGGACAACGAAGAGAACTACCTGATCAAGAAACTCTTCACCGCGCTGGGCGCACTGCAGATCGAGAACCAAGCCCGCATTTGACACAGCGCCACGGTTCCCGGTCTGGGAGCCTCCTTCGGTCGCGGCGGGGCGACGGACTACCAGCAAGACCTCGCCACCTCGGACTTCATCGTCATCATGGGTTCGAACATGGCCGAAGCCCATCCGGTGGGGTTCCAGTGGGTGATCGAAGCCAAGACACGCGGCGCCCAGGTCATCCACATCGACCCGCGCTTCACTCGCACCAGCGCGGTCGCCGACCGGCACGTGCCGCTGCGCGCCGGCAGTGACATCGCGTTCCTCGGCGGGGTGATCAACTACATCCTGTCCAACGATCTGGACTTCCGCGAATACGTGACCGCCTATACCAACGCGCCGTTCCTGGTCGGCGAGGACTACTGCGACGCCGAGGATCTCGACGGTCTTTTCAGCGGTTACGACCGCGCCAGCGCCTCCTACGATCCGGCCACCTGGCGGTACCAACCGGGCGATCACGCCGATCCGACGCTGCAGCACCCGCGCTGCGTCTACCAGATCCTCAAGCGGCACTACGCCCGCTACACCCCCGAGATGGTCGAGCGGGTCTGCGGGGTGCCGGCGCAGAGTTTCCTACAGGTGGCCCGGGCCTGGACGGAAAACTCCGGCCGGGAGCGCACCACCGCACTGGTGTACAGCGTGGGGTGGACCCAGCACTCGATGGGCGCCCAGTTCATCCGCGCCGGGTCGATCATCCAGCTGCTGCTGGGCAACATCGGCCGGCCCGGCGGGGGCATATTCGCGCTGCGCGGACACGCGAGCATCCAGGGTTCCACGGATGTGCCGACCCTGTTCAACCTGCTGCCGGGCTACCTGGACATGCCCCATGCCGGCCAGGCCACCCTGTCGGACTACCTGGACAACATCAAGAGCCGAAACCAAAAGGGCTTCTGGCACAACGCCGATGCGTACATGGTGTCCCTGCTCAAGGAGTACTGGGGCGAGCACGCAACCGCCGACAACGACTACTGCTTCGACTACCTGCCCAGGATCAACGGCGACCACAGCACCTACCGCACCGTGATGGACATGATCGACGGCAAGGTGTTCGGCTATTTCCTGCTCGGCCAGAATCCGGCCGTCGGATCCGCCCACGGCCGCATGCAGCGGCTGGGAATGGCCAACCTGGACTGGCTGGTGGTGCGTGACCTGGTGATGATCGAAAGCGCCACCTTCTGGAAGGAGGCGCCGGAGGTGGAGACCGGTGAGATCTCGCCGCAGACCTGCCGCACCGAGGTGTTCTTCTTCCCGGCGGCCTCCCACGTCGAGAAGGCCGGCACCTTCACCCAGACCCAGCGGATGCTGCAGTGGCGGGAGAAAGCCGTCGATCCGCCCGGCGACGCCCGCTCTGAGCTGTGGTTCTTCTACCATCTGGGCCGCAAGCTGCGCGAAAAGCTCTCCGGCTCAACCGATGAGCGCGACCGGCCACTGCTTCAGCTGGCCTGGGACTACGCCACCGAAGGTGACGAGCCGTCCGGTGAAGATGTGCTGCGCCACATGAACGGGATCGATCTGGGCAGCGGCCGGACCATCGACGGCTACCCAAGCCTGAAGGCCGACGGCAGCACCGCCTGCGGTTGCTGGATCTACTCCGGTGTCTACGCCGACGAGGTGAACCAGGCGGCGCGGCGCAAACCGCGCGACGAGCAGCGGCCCTATGAGAACGAGTGGGGTTGGACCTGGCCGTTGAACCGCCGGGTGCTCTACAACCGGGCATCCGCCGACCCGCAGGGCCGGCCGTGGAGCGAGCGTAAGAAGCTGGTGTGGTGGGATGCCGAGCTGGGCGAGTGGACGGGCCACGATGTGCCCGATTTCGAAAAGCACAAGCCGCCGGACTACCGCCCACCCGAGGGTGCCGTCGGCGTCCAGGCGCTGCGCGGCGATGACGCCTTCGTCATGCAGGCCGACGGCAAGGGCTGGCTGTTCGCCCCCAGCGGCCTGGCCGACGGCCCGCTGCCGACGCACTACGAGCCGCACGAATCGCCGGTACGCAACGCGCTGTATGCCCAGCAAGGCAACCCGACGCGAATCGTGTTCGGGCGCAAGGACAACCCATCCAACCCTTCCCCACCGGAAGCACACGGCGAGGTGTTCCCGTTCGTCTTCACCGCGGCCCGGCTGACCGAGCACCACACCGCCGGGGGGATGAGCCGTCAGCTGCCCTACCTCACCGAGCTACAGCCCGCGCTGTTCATGGAGGTGTCACCGGAGTTGGCACGCATGCGCGGGCTGACCCATATGGACTGGGCGCACGTGATCACCAGCCGCACCGCGGTGGACGCCCGGGTGTTCGTCACCGACCGGATGCGTCCGCTGCGCATCGAAGACCACGTGGTGCAACAGGTTTGGATGCCATACCACTGGGGCTACACCGGGCTGGTCGAAGGTGACGTGGTCAACGATCTACTCGGGGTGGTCTTGGACCCCAACGTTTTCATCCAGGAGAGCAAGGTCGCCACCTGCGATGTCCAGCCCGGCCGGCGCCCCCGCGGACCGGCATTGCTGGACTACATCGCCGAATACCGCCGCCGGGCCGGGATTACCACGGAAACCGGCACGCATCTGGACACCACCCGCGACGACGGGATCGCGCACCCGGATCCGGAGGAAAGCCCATGA
- a CDS encoding DUF58 domain-containing protein, with amino-acid sequence MILTGRTGLMALIGVLPIALSPWPPRAFGMLLLALAVAVAIDVALAASPRKLSYTRGANSSIRLGQPADAALVIHNVGRRRFRGLVRDAWPPSARAQPRTHPINIAAGERQQVNTALQPVRRGDQHCAAVTARSIGPLGLAGRQRSQVVPGQVRVLPPFLSRKHLPSRLAKLREIDGLLPTLIRGQGTEFDSLREYVVGDDVRSIDWRASARRADVMVRTWRPERDRRVVLVLDTGRMAAGRVGVDPTDADPAGWPRLDWSMDAALLLAALASRAGDHVDFLAHDRVSRAAVFGASRTELLAQLVDAMAPLQPALVESDWRSMVATIARRTRRRSLVVLLTDLNATALDEGLLPVLPQLSAKHQVVVAAVADPRVDQLAIGRSDAAAVYDAAAAERARNDRGTIAARLRRSGVEVVDAPPTEIAPALADRYLAMKATGRL; translated from the coding sequence GTGATCCTGACCGGACGAACCGGACTGATGGCGCTGATCGGCGTGCTGCCGATCGCGCTGTCCCCCTGGCCGCCACGGGCTTTCGGAATGCTGCTGCTGGCATTGGCGGTGGCGGTGGCCATCGACGTCGCGCTGGCGGCCAGCCCCCGCAAGTTGAGCTACACGCGCGGCGCGAATAGCTCGATCCGGTTGGGCCAGCCCGCCGATGCCGCCCTGGTGATCCACAATGTGGGGCGCCGCCGGTTTCGCGGCCTGGTCCGCGACGCCTGGCCGCCCAGTGCGCGTGCCCAACCCCGCACCCACCCGATCAATATCGCCGCCGGTGAGCGCCAGCAGGTGAACACCGCGCTGCAACCGGTGCGCCGCGGTGACCAGCACTGCGCCGCCGTCACAGCCCGCTCGATCGGGCCGCTGGGCTTGGCCGGGCGGCAGCGTTCCCAGGTGGTGCCGGGCCAGGTCCGGGTGCTGCCGCCGTTCCTGTCCCGTAAACACCTGCCGTCGCGGCTGGCCAAGCTGCGTGAGATCGACGGATTGTTGCCCACGCTGATCCGCGGGCAGGGCACCGAATTCGATTCGCTGCGTGAATACGTTGTCGGCGATGACGTGCGATCGATCGACTGGCGCGCCTCCGCCCGCCGCGCCGACGTGATGGTCCGCACCTGGCGCCCGGAGCGCGATCGACGCGTAGTGCTGGTGCTCGACACCGGGCGCATGGCGGCGGGCCGGGTTGGTGTGGACCCGACCGACGCCGATCCCGCGGGGTGGCCGCGACTGGATTGGTCCATGGATGCCGCGCTGCTGTTGGCCGCACTGGCGTCACGGGCCGGCGATCACGTCGACTTTCTCGCCCATGACCGGGTGAGCCGCGCGGCGGTGTTCGGCGCATCGCGCACCGAACTGTTGGCCCAGCTGGTCGACGCGATGGCCCCGCTGCAGCCGGCGCTGGTCGAATCCGACTGGCGGTCAATGGTTGCCACGATTGCGCGGCGGACTCGCCGGCGCTCCTTGGTGGTGTTGCTGACCGACCTCAACGCGACGGCCCTCGACGAAGGCCTGCTGCCGGTGCTGCCACAGCTATCGGCCAAACACCAGGTGGTGGTGGCCGCGGTCGCCGACCCTCGGGTCGATCAACTGGCCATCGGGCGTTCCGACGCGGCGGCAGTGTATGACGCGGCCGCCGCCGAACGCGCCCGAAATGACCGGGGCACAATCGCCGCTCGCCTGCGCCGCAGCGGCGTGGAGGTCGTCGACGCGCCGCCCACCGAAATTGCGCCGGCACTCGCCGATCGCTACCTGGCGATGAAAGCGACCGGCCGGCTGTAG